A genomic stretch from Lathyrus oleraceus cultivar Zhongwan6 chromosome 2, CAAS_Psat_ZW6_1.0, whole genome shotgun sequence includes:
- the LOC127122284 gene encoding uncharacterized protein LOC127122284 — translation MVDEELHFKTILRRKNALKARIYRKSVIDDKKSKRLKTALKENGTFDKRRDNDSTALRIPLSELSPNILNDGRGIANIERFDNTFAATISNQDPIPELQLNELFASDSGDDNMNDESDGYSSATNSSFDEDEMSNGTDAMENFEITSGGYYDIGDPVIECQYCGANMWYSERKNKCRHASNPKFSMCCGSGKVQLPLLKPAPKVLQHLLFDNESCESKNFQQQIRMYNVMFAFTSPGAKVDNRFNNGSYPPNFRIQGQSCHRIGSMLPVPGQNPRFAQLYVYDTENEIENRMHGFRSKSGVDVNIVRKLSEMLYEHNVHAQSFRMARDRLCEEGVSDLKLRLISERRSDGRIYNQPTVSEVAALIVGDVDTVEKRDIIVQKQCGELQRIDEYHTSYLGYQYPLLFPYGEDGYRPNVRHRDKGTNIRHFTDITQSEQNNKDILWEEATKRNRLTIREWLAFRIQSRSNEA, via the exons ATGGTAGATGAAGAATTACATTTTAAAACTATTTTGAGGAGGAAGAATGCTCTAAAAGCCAGAATTTATAGAAAGAGTGTTATTGATGACAAAAAATCTAAGAGGTTGAAAACTGCTCTAAAAGAAAACGGTACATTTGATAAAAGACGCGACAATGACTCAACAGCTTTGAGGATACCACTATCAGAACTTTCGCCAAACATACTAAATGACGGCCGTGGTATAGCCAACATTGAA AGGTTTGACAATACATTTGCTGCAACAATATCAAACCAAGATCCAATACCAGAATTGCAACTCAATGAGCTTTTTGCATCTGATAGTGGAGACGATAATATGAATGATGAATCTGACG GTTACAGTTCAGCAACAAATTCAAGttttgatgaagatgaaatgtCTAATGGAACAGATGCTATGGAAAATTTTGAAATTACATCAG GAGGGTATTATGATATAGGGGATCCTGTCATTGAATGTCAATATTGTGGTGCAAATATGTGGTATTCggaaaggaaaaacaaatgtcGTCATGCGTCCAATCCTAAATTTTCCATGTGTTGTGGATCAGGAAAAGTTCAGTTACCTTTGTTAAAACCCGCTCCTAAAGTTCTACAACATCTGTTGTTTGACAACGAATCATGTGAATCAAAAAATTTCCAACAACAAATTCGAATGTACAACGTTATGTTTGCATTTACATCTCCTGGTGCGAAAGTGGACAATCGATTTAACAACGGTAGCTACCCTCCCAATTTTCGTATCCAAGGTCAATCATGTCACCGAATAGGAAGCATGTTACCGGTGCCAGGTCAAAATCCACGATTTGCACAACTATATGTTTATGACACTGAGAATGAAATTGAAAACAGAATGCATGGATTCAG GTCAAAAAGTGGAGTTGATGTTAATATTGTGAGAAAACTATCTGAAATGTTATATGAACATAATGTTCATGCACAATCATTTCGCATGGCAAGGGACAGACTTTGTGAAGAAGGTGTTTCTGATTTAAAACTTCGTTTAATATCTGAACGAAGAAGTGATGGAAGGATATATAATCAACCAACTGTATCCGAAGTAGCTGCTTTAATTGTTGGAGATGTCGACACTGTAGAAAAAAGAGACATTATAGTGCAAAAACAATGTGGCGAACTTCAAAGGATAGATGAGTATCATACCAGTTATTTAGGATATCAGTACCCATTATTATTTCCATATGGTGAGGATGGATATAGACCTAATGTGAGGCACCGTGATAAAGGGACAAATATTCGCCACTTCACAGACATAACACAGTCAGAACAGAATAATAAAGATATTCTTTGGGAAGAAGCAACAAAGCGAAATCGACTTACAATAAGAGAGTGGTTGGCCTTTAGAATTCAATCAAGATCTAATGAAGCATAA